One genomic region from Rhinoraja longicauda isolate Sanriku21f chromosome 36, sRhiLon1.1, whole genome shotgun sequence encodes:
- the LOC144610361 gene encoding deoxycytidine kinase 2-like, which yields MALALPARLCLCLCLPPVPVTVPRGCSWRGLSLSLCRSLCTGALVSRSPPAAAVPGRRRHTETPTTTTTTTTMMGTEAKRSRPRPGPDAHRPKVTRISVEGNIAVGKSTFAKLLQKPSGSQWEVVPEPIAEWCFIPTSSGKDPATQQSMANLLQMLYEDPRRWSYTFQSHSCMSRIKAHLAPLSPKLLEADEPVQIFERSVYSDRYIFASSLFDLGCLNATEWAIYQDWHTFLLNQFGGQIALEGIVYLRASPEKCLERLQQRGREEERGVQLDYLEKLHSQHENWLVNKSTELHFENLKNIPVLALDVNEEFENDKSKQETLLKQVKNFVNTLKLEK from the exons ATGGCCTTAGCCCTGCCCGctcgcctgtgtctgtgtctgtgtctgcccCCTGTCCCAGTGACTGTGCCCCGTGGCTGTAGCTGGCGTggtctgtccctgtccctgtgccgCTCCCTTTGTACCGGGGCGCTGGTGTCCCGCTCCCCTCCAGCAGCTGCTGTCCCAGGCCGGCGCCGCCACACCGagacacccaccaccaccaccaccaccaccaccatgatGGGCACTGAAGCCAAgaggtccaggcccaggcccgggCCCGACGCCCACAGACCGAAGGTCACCAGGATCTCCGTGGAAGGAAATATcg CAGTTGGGAAATCCACCTTTGCCAAGCTGTTACAGAAGCCGAGCGGCAGTCAGTGGGAGGTGGTTCCGGAACCCATCGCCGAATGGTGCTTTATCCCCACGAGCAGCGGCAAG GACCCGGCCACACAGCAGAGCATGGCCAACCTGCTTCAGATGCTGTACGAGGATCCTCGCCGCTGGTCCTACACCTTCCAGTCTCACTCCTGCATGAGCCGCATCAAGGCCCACCTGGCTCCCCTGTCACCCAAGCTGCTGGAGGCTGACGAGCCCGTGCAGATATTCGAGCGATCAGTCTATAGTGACAG GTACATATTTGCTTCCAGTCTTTTTGATTTAGGTTGCTTGAACGCGACGGAATGGGCCATCTATCAGGACTGGCACACGTTTCTGCTCAATCAGTTTGGTGGTCAGATTGCCCTGGAAGGAATCGTCTATCTGCGTGCCTCTCCAGAG AAATGTTTGGAACGACTTCaacaaagggggagagaggaagagaggggtgtCCAGCTGGATTACCTGGAGAAGCTGCACTCTCAACACGAGAACTGGCTTGTGAACAAATCCACAGA ACTTcactttgagaatctgaagaacATTCCGGTGTTGGCGTTGGACGTGAATGAGGAGTTTGAGAATGATAAATCAAAGCAGGAAACGCTCCTGAAACAG GTGAAGAACTTTGTGAACACACTGAAGCTGGAGAAGTGA